The DNA region tattatatacattttgtaataaatatataaaaataaataaatttattattatatttaaaatggtataaaatataaaaaatatattattaaacataatatagaacattttttaaaacatatatatatatataatatattatatggatcgctatatatatattattatatatatatatatatatatatatatatatatataaaataatatataattttatatatattaaaaatatattatgtacattatattaaaatatattatattatatcatatctctatatgtaatattatattaaaaaagaaaaaaaaaattatatataaaaaaatatacatttttgtaataattataaaatattaatgagaaaaaaaatatatataatttttatataataattatttttttattatataatgaaattttttttataaatatagtTCATCATTctcaaaatattatatatatataaaatatatatgtttttttattttttattttttattttttattctttatatagaattataattaaatttattaatatatatatatattttattattttagaaaatgccttttctattttaagcttaaaaaaaaaaaaaaaaaaaaaaaaaccaaaaaagaaaagagaaatgaaaatattactatacatacatataatataataatatttttatataatattttgattttttttttgtacgaaaaagagaagaaattatttaaaatataataataaatactaaatatataatttgtataatatttttatacataaatatttaagGTTTCgattatatttatataattttttccttttattaatatatatatattataattaaaattatttgttGACTTTTCCTTATTGtgatttattattttatttttttaccTATCTATTTATCATTGtgttataaaattataaaaatatggttgcgataaaagaaatgaaaGAACTTGCCTTTTCTAGGCCTAGTTTAGTTGAGACattaaataagaaaaagaaattgttaaaaaaaaaggagaAAAGGACAGTGCTTTTATGTACCTATGCATTCATTActttcataatattttgtataggaatattatattatacaaataaatcatcctcatataacaataataataataaaaaaaatgaatatagtttaaaaaaagaagaaattgAATTACTTCGTGTTCTTctagaaaaatataaaaatgaaaaggatggaattatgaataaattCTCAAATGAAGATAGTGAAAAAAATTCCACATTAAAGTCccaaaataataatattaatagttATGATAGTAACGTTAGtcatgataatataaaatctAATAAGGAAGAGTATATTAATTTAGAAAGAATATTACTAGAGAAATACAAAAAGTTCattgaagaaaataatgatgaaaatagAAAAGAGTTATCAAATCTATTACATAAATTATTAGAAATCAATAAATTGATTATACttgaagaaaaagataataGAAAAGTATATGCTATAAATGATAAGTATGATGAAAAGGGTGCTTTGGATATAGGAATGAttgaagaaataaaatataaaaaagaggatccaataaataatataaaatatgcatcaaaattttttaaatttatgAAAGAACATAATAAAGTATATAAAAGTGTAGAAGAACAAATGAGAAAATTTGAAATTTTcaaaatgaattatataagtATTAAGAGTCATAATAAGTTAAATAAGAATGCTATGTATAAAAAGAAAGTGAATCAATTTAGTGATTATTCTGAAGAAGAATTAAaacaatattttaaaacattattACCAGTACCTAAGCATATGATACAAAAATATGTGAAACCATTAGAAAATcatttagaaaaaaatatattaataaatgaattttATACAAATGGAAAGAGAAATgataaagatatatttatgaaagTACCAGAAATATTAGATTATAGAGAAAAAGGTATAGTACATGAACCAAAAGATCAAGGACTTTGTGGTTCTTGTTGGGCATTTGCAAGTGTTGGAAATATTGAAAGTGTATTTgctaaaaaaaataaaagtattTTAAGTTTTAGTGAACAAGAAGTTGTAGATTGTTCAAAAGATAATTTTGGATGTGATGGTGGACATCCATTTTATTCATTCCTTTATGTTTTAGAAAATCAATTATGTCTTGGagatgaatataaatataaagcAAAAGATGATATGTTCTGTTTAAATTATAGATGTAAAAGAAAAGTATCTTTAACATCAATCGGTGGAGTTAAAGAAAATCAATTAATTCTTGCATTAAATGAAGTAGGACCTTTATCTGTTAATGTAGGAGTAAATAATGATTTTGTATCTTATTCAGAAGGTGTATATAATGGTACATGCTCAGATGATCTAAATCATTCAGTACTTTTAGTTGGATATGGACAAGTgcaaaaaaataaattaaattataaccataataatataaaaaattataatataacacaaaattttaatcaacaagatgataatattatatactattggattattaaaaattcaTGGAGTAAAAAATGGGGAGAAAATGGATTCATGAGATTAAgtagaaataaaaatggaGACAACGTTTTCTGTGGTATTGGTGTCGAAGTATTCTATCCTATCttgtaaataaataaatatacatatatatatatatatatatatatatatatatatatatatatatatgttaagttgaaaatatatatggtcaaataatttctcattaatatattttatatatacaatatttttgtatatcaaattaaaaaatatatttttcccttttcatttgtatagttcaaatatataattattattatataatattcaaaaaaaaaaatttatatgattattttatttttaattattcattttaatttattctatttttctttttttttttctttttttttatgtttaattttttttttttaagatttaatataactttttattttattatgaaaattaaattaaaatcCGTTTTgacatttttatattaaaatgataattaaaaaaaaaaaaatataataattaaataaataatataatatattacaaaaataaaaatgaaaatctacagaatatgttaaaaattgtaaaagaatatatatatatatatattttttttttttattcttgaatttttatatatttttttgttccgacatatttttttacttgaagaaaaatatttatatattttNNNNNNNNNNNNNNNNNNNNNNNNNNNNNNNNNNNNNNNNNNNNNNNNNNNNNNNNNNNNNNNNNNNNNNNNNNNNNNNNNNNNNNNNNNNNNNNNNNNNNNNNNNNNNNNNNNNNNNNNNNNNNNNNNNNNNNNNNNNNNNNNNNNNNNNNNNNNNNNNNNNNNNNNNNNNNNNNNNNNNNNNNNNNNNNNNNNNNNNNNNNNNNNNNNNNNNNNNNNNNNNNNNNNNNNNNNNNNNNNNNNNNNNNNNNNNNNNNNNNNNNNNNNNNNNNNNNNNNNNNNNNNNNNNNNNNNNNNNNNaatatttatatatatatttatatataatttaagttgaaaatatatatggtcaaataatttctcattaatatattttatatatacaatatttttgtatatcaaattaaaaaatatatttttcccttttcatttgtatagttcaaatatataattattattatataatattaaaaaaaaaaaaatttatatgattattttatttttaattattcattttaatttattctatttttctttttttttttctttttttttatgtttaatttttttttttttaagatccaatataactttttattttattatgaaaattaaattaaaatcCGTTTTgacatttttatattaaaatgataatttaaaaaaaaaaaaaaataataattaaataaataatataatatattacaaaaataaaaatgaaaatctacagaatatgttaaaaattgtaaaagaacatatatatatatatatatatatatatattttttttttttttttttcttgaatttttatatatttttttgttccgacatatttttttacttgaagaaaaatatttatatattttttatatataataatttatatagcataaatcatatattaatctatatttctttttatttaaaaaaaaaaaaaaaaaatacctttaaattttaagctcatataaaaaataagaatatatgataccaaataaataattttaaatataaaatatggAGCATAATTAaagataatttttttttcaaataacaaaaatattaaataatatttaatatatttttttctttttacttttaatacaaaaatattagatatataaaataaagggatacaaaaaaaaaaaaaaaaaaaaaatattatatatatatataaatcgaatgaaataatacataagtaattatataaatattaaaatttatttttttatgtgaagttattaaaaataagttgtttcatttaatataaaaatatatatatatatatatatttttatgtttaatGAAGCtttttatgtaatatttttatagtattatattataaatataagttatcatatatatctacatatatttatatgtataaaagAACTTTATCTTTCCATTTCTttaccttttttttttattttttttttttcaatccctttaaaatataaaatttttatttattaagGATAGTATGAGTAAGCATACTGGAAAAATTTTACTTGCATCATCTTGTGCTCTTAGTGTTggtatttattattatgtaaaaaCATCCAAATACTCAGATTATAAGAAAAGATACGAAGGTgttttaaatgatatagaaagacaaaaaaaaaaattcaaaaaatgGACATCtgaaaatttataaatattgcAAGAAACAGGAAAAACTATAACCAAAAagttatatttattatatatatatttatatttatttatctatattttcatatatataattcaaatatacattcaatatatataacaacCCTTTTGCAgctatatatatatttaattataaataaacatagtcataaatcaaaaaaaaaaaaaaaaaaaaaaaaaacataaacAATGAATAAAGCTATTTCAATagtaaataaattaaaaaatgttttaaaaagaaaaaataacaaCCCAAATCCGTCATCggtttttaaaaattttaaaatgcaacgtatatattcaaatgaaaaaataaataagaaagaacattatatttattttagGGAACATGATATAAAAGAAGGTAATACaaatagatataaataaataaataaatatatatatatatatatatatatatatagcatattttatttatattttattctcTTATTTCTTTTCCATGCAGACTTTGATTACACACATGTAATAAAAACTAGAAATCTATTTAAACCTCGAAGACAATACAAACATgcatttttatttatttcaatGGGTTCTATTGTTACCATAATCTTATCCGTATTCTTTTTAACATCAAAATGgaacaataataattattattaaaacaaaaaaaataattacatatatatattatatatatatataaatatatttttttgtttaattttaaattaattatacTTTCATGAGCTTTGTTTTTTctacattat from Plasmodium gaboni strain SY75 chromosome 14, whole genome shotgun sequence includes:
- a CDS encoding cysteine proteinase falcipain 1 — translated: MVAIKEMKELAFSRPSLVETLNKKKKLLKKKEKRTVLLCTYAFITFIIFCIGILYYTNKSSSYNNNNNKKNEYSLKKEEIELLRVLLEKYKNEKDGIMNKFSNEDSEKNSTLKSQNNNINSYDSNVSHDNIKSNKEEYINLERILLEKYKKFIEENNDENRKELSNLLHKLLEINKLIILEEKDNRKVYAINDKYDEKGALDIGMIEEIKYKKEDPINNIKYASKFFKFMKEHNKVYKSVEEQMRKFEIFKMNYISIKSHNKLNKNAMYKKKVNQFSDYSEEELKQYFKTLLPVPKHMIQKYVKPLENHLEKNILINEFYTNGKRNDKDIFMKVPEILDYREKGIVHEPKDQGLCGSCWAFASVGNIESVFAKKNKSILSFSEQEVVDCSKDNFGCDGGHPFYSFLYVLENQLCLGDEYKYKAKDDMFCLNYRCKRKVSLTSIGGVKENQLILALNEVGPLSVNVGVNNDFVSYSEGVYNGTCSDDLNHSVLLVGYGQVQKNKLNYNHNNIKNYNITQNFNQQDDNIIYYWIIKNSWSKKWGENGFMRLSRNKNGDNVFCGIGVEVFYPIL
- a CDS encoding hypothetical protein (conserved Plasmodium protein, unknown function), whose translation is MSKHTGKILLASSCALSVGIYYYVKTSKYSDYKKRYEGVLNDIERQKKKFKKWTSENL
- a CDS encoding hypothetical protein (conserved Plasmodium protein, unknown function), producing MNKAISIVNKLKNVLKRKNNNPNPSSVFKNFKMQRIYSNEKINKKEHYIYFREHDIKEDFDYTHVIKTRNLFKPRRQYKHAFLFISMGSIVTIILSVFFLTSKWNNNNYY